TTCATGGTGCAGTACATACAATCGTACACCAAAATACAGAATAACAGCGGCTGAACGGTATCCGGTTCATCAATTACACTCTGCCTGGAGTAAGTCAGAACCGGAATAATACCTCACTGTAGGGCAGCAACACCGGAGAATTTTATATGGGATCTAGGTAAAAAGCTGCCGTAGGTTTGTTCTATGAGAAAAGCGCTGATTTCTCCGGAAATTGAAGAATTAATTGTCGCCCGTGAATTCGCTACTGTAAGGGAAGTTGTCGTTGACTGGGATGCGCCTTCGATAGCTGAGATTGTAGAAGATCTTAGTCCTGACTCGTGTGCCATACTGCTTGGAGTTCTACCAAAAAAACTTGCTTCGGAAACATTTGCCTACTGCGATTCGATTCGACAACACGAACTGTTGCGCAGTCTGGCTACTGAACAGGTGGCAGCAATGCTCAACGAGATGGCCGCCGATGACCGCAGGGAACTGTTTCAAGGGTTACCGGCAAATGTTGTTGCGGAACTAGTGAATCAACTTAGTGTAGAAGAGCGAGCCGTTGCGATACGCCTGCTAAACTACCCTGAAGACTCTGTGGGTCGGCTAATGACACCGGACTATGTTCAGGTAAAAAAACATTGGGCGGTCCAGGAAGCTCTGGAGCATATTCGCCAGTTTGCGAAGGACTCAGAAAAACTCACTTCGCTGATAGGCGCTGTATTGTGGGCTACGTTAACAGGCTCGATGCTTCCAATTTTGTTGAAACGGCTTGGATGAGATTCGGCTACGTCTTCAGCACCGTTCGTGGCAACCTTGGTTGACGTTACCGGGATTATCATCTACTTTTCGGTAGCCTCGCTGTTTCTTCATGGTATGCTCCTTTAAACCAGATCGCCAGTAGAGGAGCTTAATCTGTTACTAGACCGCAGCAGTGCTGGTAAGAAGTACAGTTGAAATTGGCTAGAATGTATGCCCGCAAAGGAGCAAACGGATGAAAATAACAATGCCTCGCCTGGACAGACGGGGCATTGTGTACGTACACCGTACGGGTGTCGCATCTTCGCCTCGGAACCCGCATGAACACTGGGTTTCCGCTTTCGGTATGCCAAAGAGGGTGCCAAACAGGGGATTCCGGGTCCTGAACGACCTCCAAAGAGGATGGTCGGGCATCAATTTCCACAAGCAATCTACGAAGTACATGTACGCGATCGGAGCGCAGTAGGAGAGGGAAGGTACAAGTCAATTTCCACAGGTAACGGTAGAGCTAGGACCCCCGTGTGTCCACGACTCCGTTGTGCAAACATCCACAGGTAAGCGGTTAGGACATGTAGCCGTCGTAGGTTCTGGCCGGTAAGAACTTCCACAATCCAATACTCCACAAGGAGTATGATACTCGGGGTAGGGGCGGGTAAAAACAGCGACTCGAAAATCTGGAGGAGACCTGTCTTAATACCGACAGTAACCACCAATGTTCGAGCATCGCTATGTCAGATAAGAAGTCGCAGGTTGTCCAGATCGAGGGAGTCTCCATCCATGAACTCCTCGACATGCTCAACGCGAGAGAACTTCAGAACCGCCGAGAGTACCGGGAATATGAAGAATCCCGAGCCATCAGGTACAATCAAACCGAAAGGGACTCATCCTCCGCGAGTCTTGAGAGGCTGATTACCGATCAGCAACTTGCAGAGATGACTGGGCTCACCCGGCAGACATTGAGGAAACACCGGCAGGAAGGGAAACTCCGCAACGTCAGGAATATCGAACCCAAGATTCGATACACACAGGAAGCCGTGGACGAATACCTGAGGGGACGGGATGAGGACCAATAGCGTTCGGAGGTCCTCATCCATAAGACTCGACTCATTACTAGTGGGTCAGACTTTTTCTAAAAGTTCTTCTCTTACAGGTGAGGACCCTCACAGAATCAGGACAGGAATTCTCGAAGGGGTAGGAATTCATGGTTTGAAGGCACACTCCTTCGTCTGTCCATCCGCTCCGAGGCTGGAGTCCATCCTTCAGAGCATGGAGAGATGCGGGAATGCCTACAATACTCCTGCCCCTTGCTCTGTAGAAGCAGACTGCGCACCTGTGTTTAAGGGAAGGCTGGACAACCTCCTGTTCACTCGTTACCACAGTGGCAGGACCTCCGTTTCTGGTTGTCTGGACGCGGTTATCCTCGATGCGAATCTCCGGTTGAGGAAGCCTGAGGACATCGATTGTGCTCTTGATGCTTTTGCCAAGAGATGGGGCTTCGACGTTCGCCATTGGCAAGTCTCGGGCGTGGAGGTAGCTCTCCAGTGGTGGTCTTCCATGATCGGAAGGCAGATGGCCGAGTACTGGGGTTCCTACCGAGGACAGTCCGATCCTGTCCCTTACAACTGGAGGTCAAGGCAACCCGATCTTGACGGTACCTACTACTACAAGGTCCCCCATGCTGATGGGAGAGTGGTAGACCCTGCCGATCCTCTGAAGCGTTACGACGTAACGAAGAAGTACTTGGAAAAGCACGGTATCCACATCCTTGGTCCGGAACCCGACCTCAGGCTCTTCCGTTTCGAAAGGACTCTCAAGTCTGACCTGTGGATTCCTGACTCTTTCGGTAGAGCACCGAAGGACGGGAGCGAGAAAGTCCGCCTGACGGTTGGGGACCTGACCAAGCCCGAGGTGTATTCCTACCTGATCTCCCGGTTGGTTTCCACCTTCTTCGGTATCGACAAGAACAAGGTATCTCCGAAGCCTGTGGAAGAAGTGAAGGGCAACCGCACCAAGGTTCTTGCGGAGCGTCCCTTGGCCCTGGCCATTCTGGGGAATTTCGGAGAGGCAGGGAAACGTCCAGAGAGGAGAGCGAAGGACCGAACGTATAGGCAGCTACTTCAAAGACGCCATGGAGACATCCTCGATCCTCAGTCATGCTGGGGGCATCTCCACCGTCTTCTTATGGACCACACCGTGCAGGACGTTCCTCACGTCTGGGAGGAATTCTTCAGACGTTGGTCTTGATCTTCGTGAAGTTTTTGCTTGTGGAAAAACGTGTACCTATAACTGTAATGAGTACGTGAGTCAGAGGATACACGAAAGCGTTGGGTCGGACGTAGGCTTCCAAAGCAGGAATGAGCAGTGCAGGTTAGGACTGTTTCCCATGATCTGTGAGGAGCCTTCGAAGCTCGTTTGAGAGCGGCATTTCAGGTCGTCGGTCGAGATGGGAGTGATACCGTGAGGAGTCAGGTCCCCAATCGAAGTATAGTCCTGCATCGGGGCTATCCATCTCACGCCCTATTTCTTGGGAAAGCTCCAGCGATTGGGTGAACAGAAGTATTGGCTTCCGACTTCCAACGAGATGAGCAAATACTTCAAGCCGATAGGTTCCCGCCGTGAACCGGAAGCCATGGTCATCCCGGGGAGCAAGGAAGTGGTGGTTTACCCCCAAGCCTGTCTCTCCCACAAATAGACCGCTCCCGCGTACCAGTTTGTCATCCCCGTACACCCACACGTTGAAGGTCTGCCGACTCTCATTCCGGGAAAGGGTGATGTACATGTTCTGGATGACTCATCCCTTCTTAGAGGTCGAATACAGCAAGGTTCGGAGAAACACCTTTGGAGATGCTTCTGATGAAGCGGAGCCTCGGCCGTCGGGACCGAAGAAAATGACCGTTGGCTGTGTCATCTTCACCGTTCCTCTGCGGAAAAGAGTCAGCCAAGCTGTCGTTCCTGAGATGAACAGGGAGAGCAGCGAAATCGTAAGTATGATTGGGTCAGGCATACCGTCTTGCAGTTTAATTAGAAGGGTACGTCGTCTAACGAGGATTGTTTATTTCGCGTCAGACGGCGTCGTTCAACACTGCGGATGAACTTGAAAGTCGCGAGTACGGTAGAGAGGATGTACCAACCCTCATCGACATTAACAACCGGGTTCCCGTGTGCCATGCTGTGGTCATTCCTAACGCTGGAAAAGGCATCCATCGTTGACAATGTATTCCTCAATATTCGTTCTCCCATTACCGTTTCGATGGTTCCGTCAGCCCTGAGGTCTCGGACATAGGCAGAGCACAGGTACTGGAGGGTGGCATCCCTGTCGTAGGGTAGGTTGTGGGCGTCGGAGAGGTTTCTGAAGTACAATACAGTGAAGGTGTGCATTCGGTCTACGGCTTCATCTGCCCTTGACTGTTGTAAGAGGTGGCGAATCGCCTGAGCATGTCTCTCCAAGAGATCATCTGTAAAGTCTACCTCCAGTGCATCAAGATCGGGGATGTGAGGTTGCGACTCCAGACGAACTATGATTTCAATAGCACGATCGCGTCTCTCTTGGCTGAGACCATCCACCATGTCAAGTAAACCCCTAAGTGCTCTACCAACTAGGTGGTCGGGTGCAACATTCCAGAAGCCCCGTAATCGATTGGCCTTTGACCCGGAAGCATAGTTGTACTCTGGAGCGTAAATGTTTACACCTACCCCAAGTCGGAAGAATTCCTCAAAGTTGTTGTTACTGAAATTGAGAACGTATCCACCGCCCATTTGAAGCAACCTTTCAAAGAACTGTCGTTCCGGAAATGTCAGAGGCATGTGCATTTCGTACGTTACGTACGCGCGTTAGAGGATTACAAATACAAGCTATGATAAGGATCGGGGCTCTTTCGACATCCTTTCTGTGGACTTGGCTATCGATTCCAAGGACTTAGATATTGCTGTGAGGCGATCAAGTTCAAAATTCTGTTCAACGAATGAGTTGTTGAACATTCGCAGGTCAATGCTATGAACTTCAGAGTACTGCTGACCTGCATATGCGTATGTAGCAGTAAGCGTAAATACAAGGGGTATCAGAGGGTCGTCAGGCGAAGAGCCTTTGAGTTTGTCCCCGGTGGCTAGTGGAAACAGGAGCTTCATACCATTGGAGAAAGCTGGGATAGTATTGTGAAACGAGAATGCCCGATGAATGCCCGGGATTCTCTCTGATTCTGTGACACCCATGATATGGAACTCTTTGTCCAAGGTCATAGTGAGGTTTAGAGCGGGTGACTTTCCGGTATTCTGGATTTCGAGTATAAGTAGAGTATCCTGTTGAACTCGGATTCGAACACTGATGTACGGTCGAGAGATCGCAGCGGTCTGTGCAGTTAACGCATCTGCTTGCCTGTGTAAAGCGGATACCTGTTCGGAAAGAGCCTGTTCGGACTTCTCTTGAGCCTTTGCCTGTCGTTGAAGCTCCTTGCGAGTATCTGCCAGTTCCTGTCGCTGCAAAGCAAGCTCCCTGCTCTGGAGGGAAACCGTAGCAACGACACCCCAGAAAGCCAAGGCCGCTACAAGTGTTCCTGCGGCTTCAAAGACTGTATCGGGTGGGTACCATACCCAGCCCCGAAGGTACTGGTCAATGAGGACGACTACCAGAGCAAGGAAGAGGATAGTAAGACACCCGCGAACAAGCAAGGGAGGGAGTTGGGAATCCTCTTTCAACATAGAATTCTCCCCACAAGCGTAGTAACCGCGTCTCGAATGAGCTTTTGTTCGGTTTCCCCCTCAGCCCATATACCAGCAGCGGAAGCAAGTTCTACGTTATCAAAGGAACAGGATTTTTTGGTGTCAGCGACAGAAGCCAACCACCCGCTTACCACGATGCGTGAGTTTGAACGCACTCTAGGAAGATGGTCAGTTCCATCCGCGTTCTTCAACGAATTCCGCACATGAGCTACGAGTTCACCGAGTTCCGCCTGAGCATTCTGAAAGCGATACTGTCCGGATGCGGAGGTCTTGACCTGTACGAGAGCAATGCTGGTAACCCTATAGCCATGGCAGGTGTGTGAACCGATGGCCCACACATCTCCTTGGGTCCTGCTGTAGTAACTCGCCGTCGAGTACCCTTCCTTGTTGAAGGTCTTGATAACGAACTGTTCGCCTCGTGTTCCCCGTTCGTAGGAAACGAGATCACCAAG
This is a stretch of genomic DNA from Ignavibacteria bacterium. It encodes these proteins:
- a CDS encoding helix-turn-helix domain-containing protein — protein: MSDKKSQVVQIEGVSIHELLDMLNARELQNRREYREYEESRAIRYNQTERDSSSASLERLITDQQLAEMTGLTRQTLRKHRQEGKLRNVRNIEPKIRYTQEAVDEYLRGRDEDQ